In a genomic window of Mus pahari chromosome 8, PAHARI_EIJ_v1.1, whole genome shotgun sequence:
- the Nr1d2 gene encoding nuclear receptor subfamily 1 group D member 2: MELSAGGVIAYISSSSSASSPASCHSEGSENSFQSSSSSVPSSPNSSNCDANGNPKNTDISSINGVLKSDRTDCPVKTGKPSAPGMTKSHSGMTKFSGMVLLCKVCGDVASGFHYGVHACEGCKGFFRRSIQQNIQYKKCLKNENCSIMRMNRNRCQQCRFKKCLSVGMSRDAVRFGRIPKREKQRMLIEMQSAMKTMMNTQFSGHLQNDTLAEQHDQSALPAQEQLRPKPQLEQENIKNTPDFAKEEVIGMVTRAHKDTFLYNQEHRENSSESTPPQRGERIPRNMEQYNLNQDHRGSGLHNHFPCSERQQHLSGQYKGRNIMHYPNGHAVCIANGHCMNFSSAYTQRVCDRIPVGGCSQTENRNSYLCNTGGRMHLVCPMSKSPYVDPQKSGHEIWEEFSMSFTPAVKEVVEFAKRIPGFRDLSQHDQVNLLKAGTFEVLMVRFASLFDAKERTVTFLSGKKYSVDDLHSMGAGDLLSSMFEFSEKLNALQLSDEEMSLFTAVVLVSADRSGIENVNSVEALQETLIRALRTLIMKNHPNEASIFTKLLLKLPDLRSLNNMHSEELLAFKVHP, from the exons GAGGTGTGATTGCCTACATCAGTTCCTCTAGCTCTGcctccagccctgcctcttgTCACAGCGAGGGTTCTGAGAACAGTTTCCAGTCCTCGTCCTCGTCTGTTCCATCTTCTCCAAATAGCTCTAACTGTGATGCCAATGGCAATCCCAAGAACACTGATATCTCTAGCATCAATGGTGTTCTGAAGAGTGACCGCACAGATTGTCCTGTGAAAACAGGCAAACCCAGTGCTCCTGGCATGACTAAGAGTCACAGTGGAATGACAA AATTTAGTGGCATGGTTCTACTGTGTAAAGTGTGTGGGGATGTGGCATCAGGATTCCACTATGGAGTTCATGCTTGTGAAGGCTGTAAG GGTTTCTTTCGGAGGAGCATTCAGCAAAATATCCAGTATAAGAAGTGCCTGAAGAATGAGAACTGTTCCATCATGAGGATGAACAGGAACCGGTGCCAGCAGTGCCGCTTTAAGAAGTGTCTGTCTGTGGGGATGTCACGAGATG CTGTTCGATTTGGCCGGATTCCTAAGCGTGAAAAACAGAGAATGCTAATTGAAATGCAAAGTGCAATGAAGACCATGATGAACACCCAGTTCAGTGGCCACCTGCAGAATGACACCTTAGCAGAGCAGCATGACCAGTCAGCACTACCAGCTCAGGAACAGCTGCGGCCCAAGCCCCAGCTGGagcaagaaaacatcaaaaacactCCTGATTTTGCAAAGGAGGAAGTGATTGGCATGGTGACCAGAGCCCACAAGGATACCTTTCTGTATAATCAGGAACATCGAGAAAACTCATCTGAGAGCACACCACCTCAGAGAGGAGAACGGATCCCCAGGAACATGGAGCAGTATAATTTAAATCAAGACCATCGTGGCAGTGGGCTTCACAACCACTTCCCCTGTAGTGAGAGGCAGCAACATCTCAGTGGACAGTACAAAGGGAGGAACATAATGCATTACCCAAATGGCCATGCTGTTTGTATTGCAAATGGACACTGTATGAACTTCTCCAGTGCTTATACTCAAAGAGTCTGTGATAGAATTCCAGTAGGTGGATGTTCTCAGACTGAGAACAGGAATAGTTACCTGTGCAACACTGGAGGGAGGATGCATCTG GTGTGTCCTATGAGCAAGTCTCCATATGTTGACCCTCAGAAGTCTGGACATGAAATCTGGGAAGAATTTTCAATGAGTTTTACCCCAGCAGTAAAAGAGGTGGTAGAATTTGCGAAGAGGATTCCTGGCTTCCGAGATCTGTCTCAGCACGATCAAGTCAACCTGTTAAAAGCTGGGACTTTTGAG GTTTTAATGGTACGATTTGCTTCATTATTTGATGCAAAGGAAAGGACTGTCACCTTTCTAAGTGGTAAGAAGTACAGTGTGGATGACCTGCACTCAATGGGAGCTGGGGATCTGCTCAGCTCTATGTTTgagttcagtgagaagctgaatGCCCTCCAGCTCAGTGATGAGGAAATGAGCTTGTTTACAGCAGTTGTTCTAGTATCTGCAG ATCGATCTGGAATTGAAAATGTCAACTCAGTGGAGGCTTTGCAGGAAACACTCATCCGTGCACTAAGGACCTTAATAATGAAAAACCATCCAAATGAGGCCTCCATTTTTACAAAATTACTTCTAAAGTTGCCAGATCTTCGATCTTTAAACAACATGCACTCTGAGGAACTCTTGGCCTTTAAAGTTCATCCTTAA